From the genome of Planctomycetota bacterium, one region includes:
- a CDS encoding Gfo/Idh/MocA family oxidoreductase translates to MAKPLNVGMIGYGFMGRAHSNAYLRVSNFFDLAYRPVLKAAFGLEKAKTKQFADRWGYESVETDWRRLVERDDIDIVDICAPNNMHKEMAIAAAEAGKTILCEKPLARNGAEGKEMVEAVEKAGVPNLVSYNYRRVPAVTLAKQLVDEGRLGRIFHYRAVFLQDWTISADLPQGGDGLWRLDVAVAGSGVTGDLLAHCIDTALWMNGPIQSVTAMTETFIKKRKHTLTGKVEPVGIDDACAFLARFGNGSLGVFESTRYARGHKALYTFEINGEHASIAWDLHDLHRLSYFDHRDESIVRGWRSIHVTDSDMPYMDHWWVPGLAIGYEHSFVHQVADFFEGLAAGKPVHPTFRDALATQYVCDAVLASAGKGTWQSVAEA, encoded by the coding sequence ATGGCCAAGCCGCTGAACGTCGGCATGATCGGGTACGGCTTCATGGGCCGCGCCCACTCCAATGCCTATCTCCGGGTCAGCAACTTTTTCGACCTGGCCTACCGGCCGGTGCTGAAGGCGGCCTTCGGCCTGGAGAAGGCGAAGACGAAGCAGTTTGCCGACCGCTGGGGTTACGAGTCGGTCGAAACGGACTGGCGCCGGTTGGTCGAGCGGGACGACATCGACATCGTGGACATCTGTGCGCCGAACAACATGCACAAGGAAATGGCCATCGCCGCCGCCGAGGCCGGCAAGACGATCCTGTGTGAAAAACCGCTCGCCAGGAACGGCGCCGAAGGTAAAGAAATGGTCGAGGCGGTCGAGAAGGCCGGCGTGCCCAACCTGGTATCGTACAACTACCGGCGCGTGCCGGCCGTCACGCTGGCCAAGCAACTGGTGGACGAGGGCCGGCTCGGCCGCATCTTCCACTACCGGGCCGTGTTCCTTCAGGACTGGACGATTTCCGCCGACCTGCCCCAGGGCGGGGACGGGCTCTGGCGCCTGGACGTCGCCGTCGCCGGCAGCGGCGTCACAGGCGACCTCCTGGCCCATTGCATCGACACCGCCCTATGGATGAACGGGCCGATCCAGAGCGTGACGGCAATGACCGAGACGTTCATCAAGAAGCGCAAGCACACCCTCACAGGCAAGGTTGAGCCGGTCGGCATCGACGACGCTTGCGCTTTCCTCGCGCGGTTCGGGAACGGCTCGCTGGGCGTCTTCGAGTCGACGCGCTATGCGCGCGGGCACAAAGCCCTCTACACGTTCGAGATCAACGGCGAGCACGCGTCCATCGCGTGGGACCTGCACGACCTGCACCGCCTGAGTTACTTCGACCATCGCGACGAATCGATCGTTCGCGGCTGGCGGTCCATTCACGTGACCGACAGCGACATGCCCTACATGGACCACTGGTGGGTGCCCGGTCTGGCGATCGGTTACGAGCACTCGTTCGTCCACCAGGTGGCGGATTTCTTCGAGGGCCTGGCGGCCGGCAAGCCGGTCCATCCGACCTTCCGCGACGCCCTCGCGACCCAATACGTGTGCGACGCCGTCCTGGCTTCGGCCGGCAAAGGAACCTGGCAGTCCGTCGCCGAGGCCTGA